One region of Mus musculus strain C57BL/6J chromosome 3, GRCm38.p6 C57BL/6J genomic DNA includes:
- the Csde1 gene encoding cold shock domain-containing protein E1 isoform 3 (isoform 3 is encoded by transcript variant 3), which yields MNGQEVFYLTYTSEDVEGNVQLETGDKINFVIDNNKHTGAVSARNIMLLKKKQARCQGVVCAMKEAFGFIERGDVVKEIFFHYSEFKGDLETLQPGDDVEFTIKDRNGKEVATDVRLLPQGTVIFEDISIEHFEGTVTKVIPKVPSKNQNDPLPGRIKVDFVIPKELPFGDKDTKSKVTLLEGDHVRFNISTDRRDKLERATNIEVLSNTFQFTNEAREMGVIAAMRDGFGFIKCVDRDARMFFHFSEILDGNQLHIADEVEFTVVPDMLSAQRNHAIRIKKLPKGTVSFHSHSDHRFLGTVEKEATFSNPKTTSPNKGKDKEAEDGIIAYDDCGVKLTIAFQAKDVEGSTSPQIGDKVEFSISDKQRPGQQIATCVRLLGRNSNSKRLLGYVATLKDNFGFIETANHDKEIFFHYSEFSGDVDSLELGDMVEYSLSKGKGNKVSAEKVNKAHSVNGITEEANPTIYSGKVIRPLRGVDPTQIEYQGMIEIVEEGDMKGEVYPFGIVGMANKGDCLQKGESVKFQLCVLGQNAQTMAYNITPLRRATVECVKDQFGFINYEVGDSKKLFFHVKEVQDGVELQAGDEVEFSVILNQRTGKCSACNVWRVCEGPKAVAAPRPDRLVNRLKNITLDDASAPRLMVLRQPRGPDNSMGFGAERKIRQAGVID from the exons ATGAACGGACAA GAAGTATTTTATCTGACTTACACCTCTGAAGATGTGGAAGGGAATGTTCAGCTGGAAACTGGAGATAAAATTAACTTTGTAATTGATAACAATAAACA CACTGGTGCTGTAAGTGCTCGTAATATTATGCTGTTGAAAAAGAAGCAGGCTCGCTGTCAAGGAGTAGTTTGTGCCATGAAG GAGGCGTTTGGCTTTATCGAAAGAGGTGATGTTGTAAAAGAGATATTCTTTCACTATAGTGAATTTAAAGGTGACCTAGAAACCCTACAGCCTGGAGATGACGTGGAATTCACAATCAAGGACAGAAAT GGTAAAGAAGTTGCAACAGATGTCAGACTATTGCCTCAAGGAACAGTCATTTTTGAAGATATCAGCATTGAACATTTTGAAGGAACTGTAACCAAAGTTATCCCAAAAGTACCCAGTAAAAACCAG AATGACCCATTGCCAGGACGAATCAAAGTTGACTTTGTGATTCCTAAAGAACTTCCCTTTGGAGACAAAGACACAAAATCCAAAGTGACCCTGCTGGAAGGTGACCATGTTAGGTTTAATATTTCAACAGACCGACGTGACAAATTGGAACGAGCAACCAACATAGAGGTTCTATCAAATACATTTCAGTTCACTAATGAAGCCAGAGAGATG GGTGTGATTGCTGCCATGAGAGATGGTTTTGGTTTCATCAAGTGTGTGGATCGTGATGCTCGTATGTTCTTCCACTTCAGTGAGATTCTAGATGGGAACCAGCTCCACATTGCAGATGAAGTAGAGTTTACTGTGGTTCCT GATATGCTCTCTGCCCAAAGAAATCATGCTATTAGGATTAAAAAACTTCCCAAGGGCACGGTTTCATTCCATTCCCATTCAGATCATCGTTTTCTGGGCACCGTAGAAAAAGAAGCCACTTTTTCCAATCCTAAAACTACAAGCCCAAATAAAGGCAAAGACAAG gaGGCAGAAGATGGCATTATAGCTTATGACGACTGTGGGGTGAAACTGACGATTGCTTTTCAAGCCAAGGATGTGGAAGGATCTACTTCTCCTCAAATAGGAGATAAG GTTGAATTTAGTATTAGTGACAAACAGAGGCCTGGACAGCAGATTGCAACTTGCGTGAGACTTTTAGGTCGTAATTCTAACTCCAAACGTCTCTTGGGTTATGTGGCAACTCTGAAAGATAATTTTGGATTTATAGAAACAGCTAATCATGATAAGGAAATATTTTTCCACTATAG TGAGTTCTCTGGTGATGTTGATAGCCTGGAACTGGGAGACATGGTTGAATACAGCTTGTCCAAAGGCAAAGGCAATAAAGTCAGTGCTGAGAAAGTAAACAAAGCCCACTCAG TGAATGGCATTACTGAGGAAGCTAATCCCACCATCTACTCTGGTAAAGTCATTCGCCCTCTGAGAGGTGTTGATCCAACACAGATTGAGTACCAAGGAATGATTGAGATTGTGGAGGAGG GGGATATGAAAGGTGAAGTGTATCCTTTTGGCATAGTTGGGATGGCCAACAAAGGGGATTGCCTACAGAAAGGGGAGAGTGTCAAGTTCCAGTTGTGTGTACTTGGCCAAAATGCACAAACTATGGCCTACAACATCACACCCCTTCGTAGGGCTACTGTGGAGTGTGTGAAAGATCAG TTTGGCTTTATTAACTATGAAGTAGGAGATAGCAAGAAGCTCTTTTTCCATGTGAAAGAAGTTCAGGATGGCGTTGAGCTACAGGCAGGAGATGAGGTGGAATTCTCAGTGATCCTTAATCAGCGCACTGGGAAGTGCAGTGCCTGTAATGTCTGGCGAGTCTG TGAAGGCCCCAAAGCTGTTGCAGCTCCTCGACCTGACCGGTTGGTCAATCGCCTAAAGAACATCACCCTGGATGATGCCAGTGCTCCACGTCTAATGGTTCTTCGTCAGCCAAGGGGACCAGATAACTCAATG GGATTTGGTGCAGAAAGAAAGATCCGTCAAGCTGGTGTCATTGACTAA